A portion of the Pseudarthrobacter sp. L1SW genome contains these proteins:
- a CDS encoding fructose-specific PTS transporter subunit EIIC: MTQLITTDLVELDQNLGNAPEAVIRHLASKVAAAGRATEVEGLFADAFAREQKTATGIPGGIAIPHCRSAAVTEPTLAMARLNPKVDFGAKDGPADLIFFIAAPDGADQAHLKLLSKLARSLIKKDFTAALRNASSREEIVELVDGALAEKPAAHAAAVPADAVASSGASGASAGTAAAGTAPAAAAGTASAGSAGSGPKRLVAVTACPTGIAHTYMAADSLVAAAQEAGVDLQVETQGSSGAKPLDPAVIAAADAVIFAVDVDVRGKERFAGKPVINAPVKRGIDEPAKMVQEALAAASDPNARRVPHFGAEEQAEQAAAEKGEHIGQKLKRALLTGVSYMIPFVAGGGLLIALGFLLGGYDITEVADKVVVQNNFGNLPEGGLATYLGAVLFKIGALSMGFLVPALAGYIAYAIADRPGIAPGFVAGAVSGFMGAGFLGGIVGGLLAGYMAHLIGTWSVPRWLRGLMPVVIIPLLASIFASGLMFLVLGGPIAGLTAALNGWLSGMTGASAVVLGIILGLMMCFDLGGPVNKVAYAFAVAGLGAGSATNQAPWQIMATVMAAGMVPPLAMALATVLDKKLFTLNERENGKAAWLLGASFISEGAIPFAAADPLRVIPASMLGGAVTGAMTMAFGVTSQAPHGGIFVFFAINNVLMFVLSIIAGTIVTALAVVALKRWAARKTAATVEPVPATV, from the coding sequence GTGACCCAGCTCATCACCACGGACCTGGTCGAGCTCGACCAGAACCTGGGCAACGCGCCCGAGGCGGTGATCCGGCACTTGGCAAGCAAAGTAGCTGCCGCCGGACGCGCAACAGAAGTTGAAGGCCTCTTTGCCGACGCCTTCGCCCGCGAGCAGAAGACCGCCACGGGTATCCCCGGCGGCATCGCCATCCCGCACTGCCGCTCGGCCGCCGTCACGGAACCCACCCTGGCCATGGCCCGCCTTAACCCCAAGGTGGACTTCGGCGCCAAGGACGGCCCGGCGGACCTGATTTTCTTCATCGCGGCCCCGGACGGAGCCGATCAGGCGCACCTGAAGCTGCTCTCCAAACTGGCCCGGTCCCTCATTAAAAAGGACTTCACCGCAGCCCTGCGCAATGCCTCCTCCCGCGAGGAGATCGTGGAACTGGTGGACGGCGCACTTGCCGAAAAGCCGGCAGCCCACGCAGCGGCGGTACCTGCTGACGCTGTTGCTTCCTCGGGTGCCTCCGGGGCTTCCGCCGGCACGGCTGCGGCAGGCACTGCCCCCGCCGCTGCGGCGGGCACGGCTTCGGCAGGCTCTGCCGGGTCCGGCCCCAAGCGCCTCGTGGCCGTGACTGCCTGCCCCACCGGCATCGCGCACACCTATATGGCAGCTGATTCCCTGGTGGCAGCTGCCCAGGAGGCCGGCGTCGACCTGCAGGTGGAGACCCAGGGTTCCTCCGGCGCCAAGCCGCTGGATCCCGCTGTCATCGCAGCCGCCGACGCCGTGATTTTCGCGGTGGACGTGGACGTACGCGGCAAAGAGCGCTTCGCCGGCAAGCCCGTCATCAACGCACCCGTCAAGCGCGGCATCGACGAACCTGCCAAGATGGTCCAGGAAGCGCTCGCAGCAGCCTCGGACCCGAACGCGCGGCGCGTCCCACACTTCGGTGCCGAGGAGCAGGCCGAGCAGGCAGCAGCCGAAAAGGGCGAGCACATCGGCCAGAAGCTGAAGAGGGCGCTGCTCACCGGCGTGAGCTACATGATCCCGTTCGTTGCCGGCGGCGGCCTCCTGATCGCCCTGGGCTTCCTGCTGGGCGGCTACGACATCACCGAAGTCGCGGACAAAGTGGTTGTGCAGAACAACTTCGGCAACCTTCCCGAGGGCGGACTCGCCACATACCTGGGCGCAGTCCTGTTCAAGATCGGCGCCCTGTCCATGGGCTTCCTGGTCCCCGCACTGGCCGGCTACATCGCCTACGCCATCGCTGACCGGCCCGGCATTGCCCCCGGTTTCGTTGCCGGTGCTGTCTCCGGGTTCATGGGCGCGGGCTTCCTCGGCGGCATCGTCGGCGGCCTCCTGGCGGGCTACATGGCCCACCTCATCGGCACGTGGTCTGTCCCCCGCTGGCTTCGCGGCCTGATGCCCGTCGTCATCATCCCGCTGCTGGCTTCGATCTTCGCTTCCGGCCTGATGTTCCTGGTCCTTGGCGGCCCCATCGCCGGCCTCACCGCGGCACTTAACGGCTGGCTGTCCGGCATGACCGGCGCGTCAGCAGTGGTCCTGGGCATCATCCTGGGCCTCATGATGTGCTTCGACCTCGGCGGTCCTGTGAACAAGGTGGCCTACGCCTTCGCCGTCGCCGGGCTCGGCGCCGGCAGCGCCACAAACCAGGCACCGTGGCAGATCATGGCAACCGTCATGGCTGCCGGCATGGTTCCCCCGCTGGCCATGGCCTTGGCTACGGTCCTGGACAAGAAGCTCTTCACTTTGAACGAGCGTGAAAACGGCAAGGCAGCCTGGCTGCTGGGTGCTTCCTTCATCTCCGAAGGCGCCATCCCGTTCGCCGCGGCAGACCCGCTGCGCGTCATTCCTGCCAGCATGCTGGGCGGTGCCGTTACCGGGGCGATGACCATGGCGTTCGGTGTCACATCGCAGGCACCCCACGGCGGTATCTTCGTGTTCTTCGCCATCAACAACGTGCTGATGTTCGTCCTCTCGATCATCGCCGGCACCATCGTCACCGCACTGGCCGTCGTGGCCCTGAAGCGCTGGGCAGCCCGCAAGACCGCTGCTACGGTGGAACCCGTCCCAGCAACCGTCTGA
- a CDS encoding 1-phosphofructokinase family hexose kinase, with amino-acid sequence MIVTFTANPSLDRTVALPGPLARGEVQRAVSVSQEPGGKGVNVSRALVASGLESVAVLPGADSDPVLAGLRENAVPFVSLPINEPLRTNVALTEPGGVTTKINEPGPVMDADQQEALIKLLLESSRGASWVVLAGSLPPGFPSDFYATAARRIRAAGNGSAPLIAVDSSGAPLAAAMSGGDAGADLAGNGSGKPDLLKPNAEELAELAAAAGFAAATADELEADPEAAAAAAAAVVRSGVGAVLATLGSKGAVLVTADGAWLATHPPVAAVSTVGAGDSALAGYLLAHGQGAAPADCLRQAVAHGAAAASLPGSTVPAVHQTTPDAVTITALRKD; translated from the coding sequence ATGATCGTCACGTTCACCGCCAACCCCAGCCTTGACCGCACGGTTGCACTGCCCGGCCCGTTGGCGCGGGGCGAAGTGCAGCGCGCCGTTTCCGTCAGCCAAGAGCCAGGCGGCAAGGGCGTCAATGTTTCCCGCGCACTGGTCGCCTCCGGCCTGGAATCTGTTGCCGTGCTCCCCGGCGCGGACAGCGACCCCGTCCTGGCCGGGCTGCGGGAAAACGCGGTGCCGTTTGTCTCGCTGCCCATCAACGAACCACTCCGGACCAATGTGGCCCTCACGGAACCCGGCGGCGTGACCACCAAGATCAATGAGCCCGGCCCGGTCATGGATGCGGACCAGCAGGAAGCACTGATCAAACTGCTGCTGGAGAGCTCACGCGGCGCCAGCTGGGTGGTCCTCGCAGGTTCGCTCCCGCCAGGCTTTCCTTCTGATTTCTACGCGACGGCGGCCCGCCGGATCCGCGCAGCCGGCAACGGCAGTGCACCGCTCATCGCCGTGGATTCCTCCGGTGCGCCGCTCGCCGCGGCAATGTCCGGAGGCGATGCCGGTGCCGATTTGGCCGGCAACGGTTCCGGGAAACCGGACCTCCTCAAACCCAACGCCGAAGAACTGGCGGAACTGGCTGCTGCAGCCGGCTTCGCCGCGGCCACCGCTGACGAACTTGAAGCGGATCCGGAGGCTGCCGCGGCAGCCGCCGCCGCCGTCGTACGTTCAGGCGTGGGTGCTGTCCTGGCGACTCTCGGATCCAAGGGAGCTGTCCTGGTAACGGCCGACGGCGCGTGGCTGGCCACGCATCCGCCGGTCGCCGCGGTCAGCACGGTGGGCGCGGGCGATTCCGCGTTGGCCGGCTACCTGCTCGCCCACGGCCAGGGCGCCGCCCCGGCCGACTGCCTTCGCCAGGCTGTGGCCCACGGTGCCGCAGCCGCCTCCCTGCCCGGTTCAACGGTTCCGGCAGTACACCAAACCACCCCGGATGCCGTAACCATCACGGCCCTTCGAAAGGATTGA
- a CDS encoding DeoR/GlpR family DNA-binding transcription regulator → MFAEERQQKIAELVAGSGRVSVTLLAERFRITTETVRRDLATLENAGTVRRVHGGAVAADRFSTTEESVTERAIQRPDEKIRIAEAALALIPRNSAGSVLIDGGTTTEVLADMLSRRAAVEPSDPAEPRAELVAITHAVPIAGKLSSAPGIALEVLGGRVRGITQVAVGQATVEAAGKLRPDIAFIGTNGIHASFGLSTPDPEEAAVKAAFVHSARRIVVLADSSKLDTETLVQFASLKDLDTLITDSEPGPELAAALAEAGVDVVIA, encoded by the coding sequence GTGTTCGCCGAGGAGCGCCAGCAAAAGATTGCCGAGCTTGTTGCCGGCAGCGGCCGGGTCAGCGTGACCCTCCTGGCCGAGCGCTTCCGGATCACCACCGAAACCGTCCGCCGGGACCTCGCTACCCTCGAGAACGCCGGCACCGTCCGCCGCGTCCACGGCGGGGCTGTTGCAGCAGACCGCTTCAGCACCACTGAGGAAAGCGTCACTGAGCGCGCCATCCAGCGGCCTGACGAGAAGATCCGGATCGCAGAGGCGGCCCTGGCACTCATTCCGCGCAACTCCGCCGGCAGCGTCCTGATCGACGGCGGCACCACCACGGAAGTCCTGGCGGACATGCTGTCGCGCCGCGCCGCCGTCGAACCGTCCGACCCAGCGGAACCACGGGCCGAACTGGTGGCCATCACCCACGCCGTTCCCATCGCCGGCAAACTCTCCAGCGCTCCAGGGATCGCCCTCGAGGTCCTGGGCGGCCGGGTGCGCGGGATCACCCAGGTTGCCGTGGGCCAGGCAACCGTGGAGGCCGCCGGCAAACTGCGGCCGGACATTGCCTTCATCGGCACCAACGGAATCCATGCAAGCTTTGGGCTGAGCACGCCCGATCCCGAGGAAGCCGCCGTCAAGGCAGCTTTCGTCCACTCGGCCCGCCGCATTGTGGTGCTGGCCGACTCCTCCAAGCTGGACACGGAAACCCTGGTCCAGTTCGCCTCCCTGAAAGATCTGGACACCTTGATTACAGACAGCGAACCCGGCCCGGAGCTGGCAGCAGCCCTGGCAGAAGCCGGCGTTGACGTGGTGATCGCATGA
- a CDS encoding DUF6458 family protein produces MRIGSSIFLIALGAILAWAVAPGLIPFVDQVLIGYILMAVGVIGLIASLILASPGRSRRVSETRSVVDPNTGERITRNESRDGGL; encoded by the coding sequence ATGAGAATCGGATCCTCCATTTTCCTCATCGCACTCGGCGCCATCCTCGCCTGGGCGGTCGCTCCGGGCCTCATCCCCTTCGTTGACCAGGTGCTCATCGGCTACATCCTCATGGCAGTCGGCGTCATTGGACTTATCGCCTCCCTCATCCTCGCCTCCCCCGGCCGCAGCAGGCGGGTCAGCGAGACGCGGTCCGTGGTTGATCCCAACACCGGGGAACGCATCACCCGGAACGAAAGCCGCGACGGCGGGCTGTAG
- a CDS encoding alpha/beta hydrolase, translating into METVVWSKPEGERAGTPLLVMMHGYGTDESRMVRLFEYLPSEFTCAAVRAPVAIGDHWGWFLLDYFLANDFADVIKASSAVQAWINSVKGQHSSVSLLGYSQGMAMASTLLRLHPKDYVAVVGLSGFVLQNELLSLTESFDTKPPFFWGRDKADLVINEDAIAYTEEWLQQNTLLTARTYPGMGHAMSKTEMVDVSVFLRHYVLRPDGTTKIQA; encoded by the coding sequence ATGGAAACAGTTGTGTGGTCTAAACCTGAAGGTGAGCGGGCGGGCACCCCGCTGCTTGTGATGATGCACGGCTACGGCACCGATGAGTCCCGCATGGTCCGCCTTTTTGAATACCTGCCGTCCGAGTTCACGTGCGCGGCAGTGCGCGCGCCGGTGGCCATTGGTGACCACTGGGGATGGTTCCTGCTGGACTACTTCCTGGCCAACGACTTCGCGGACGTCATTAAGGCCTCGAGCGCCGTCCAGGCCTGGATCAACAGCGTTAAGGGCCAGCACAGCAGCGTGAGCCTGCTCGGCTACTCGCAGGGCATGGCAATGGCGAGCACCCTGCTGCGCCTGCATCCCAAGGACTATGTGGCGGTTGTGGGCCTTTCCGGTTTTGTGCTCCAGAATGAGCTGCTGTCCCTCACGGAATCCTTCGACACCAAGCCGCCCTTTTTTTGGGGAAGGGACAAGGCGGACCTGGTCATCAACGAGGACGCGATCGCCTACACGGAGGAATGGCTCCAGCAGAACACGCTCCTCACCGCCAGGACCTACCCCGGCATGGGCCATGCAATGTCAAAGACGGAAATGGTGGACGTCAGCGTCTTCCTGCGCCACTATGTGCTCCGTCCGGACGGGACCACAAAAATCCAAGCCTGA
- a CDS encoding HAD family phosphatase → MNENTAADHATAEVSAWADASAILFDLDGVLTPTATVHEQAWQELFEDYLAAQPQVPGYSESDYFDHIDGKPRFDGVRDFLASRGIKLPEGPTDDDPANTTVQGLGNRKNRIFNDIVSAGVEPFTGSVRFLEAALERGLKVAVVSSSRNAPAVLAAAGLSERFPVVVDGVVAASEGLPGKPSPATYEYAARLLGLPSGECVVVEDAVSGVQAGDAGSFYSVIGVDRGAGRQALLDAGATLVVNDLEELLP, encoded by the coding sequence ATGAATGAAAATACCGCAGCAGACCACGCAACGGCCGAGGTGTCCGCCTGGGCCGATGCCTCTGCCATCCTCTTCGACCTGGACGGCGTGCTGACACCCACGGCAACCGTCCATGAGCAGGCATGGCAGGAACTGTTCGAGGACTACCTGGCGGCTCAGCCGCAGGTGCCCGGATACAGCGAGAGCGACTACTTCGACCACATCGACGGCAAGCCGCGCTTCGACGGCGTCCGGGATTTCCTGGCCTCGCGGGGGATTAAGCTCCCCGAGGGCCCCACTGATGACGACCCCGCCAACACCACCGTGCAGGGCCTGGGCAACCGGAAGAACCGGATTTTCAACGACATCGTGAGCGCCGGAGTGGAGCCCTTCACCGGCTCGGTGCGTTTCCTCGAAGCCGCGCTTGAACGCGGGCTGAAGGTCGCCGTCGTCTCTTCCTCCCGGAACGCCCCGGCCGTCCTTGCGGCGGCCGGGCTCAGCGAGCGCTTCCCGGTGGTGGTGGACGGTGTGGTCGCGGCAAGCGAAGGCCTGCCGGGCAAGCCCAGCCCCGCCACCTATGAGTATGCCGCCCGCCTGCTGGGCCTTCCCAGCGGGGAATGCGTGGTGGTGGAGGACGCGGTGTCCGGTGTCCAGGCCGGCGACGCCGGATCGTTCTATTCGGTCATCGGCGTGGACCGCGGCGCCGGGCGGCAGGCGCTGCTCGACGCCGGAGCCACCCTGGTGGTCAATGACCTCGAGGAACTTCTTCCCTAA
- a CDS encoding glycoside hydrolase family 65 protein, with protein MALISADRERFPNSPWQLVETRHEQGNEGTLETLFALGNGHLGIRGAHWASADSDLPGSFINGLHEIWDIKHAENAFGFARTGQRILYIPDANNFTVVIDGESLSLAESEVLDYRRSVDFSTGVYECRVTWQCRSGAVVTTTERRAVGFASRGALGISLDVVTDREVSVDVTSSVINRQDQPVEDHSAHDPRRAGRHAGRVLLPLRLDGGDGSLRLAWEAAESKQRVGVAVDHWTSAGHQPFDTLVDQDDSSVRYVLAVSPGEPFRLEKSVSYAAGRAIQDPSVDPAAAAEEGLRPVGDIFAESEAHYRDYWATSDIVVDSQSVLQQAIRWNLFQLAQATARADVAGIPAKGVTGSGYEGHYFWDQEVYLLPYLTYTNPDGARQVLEFRHGMLPEAKIRAKELSVDGALFPWRTINGLEASAYYAAGTAQFHIAAAIAFAANRYVWATGDTAFRDGMGAELLIETARMWISLGFFGKDGLFHIHGVTGPDEYTAVVNDNLYTNVMARFNLRAAAALEHAGITHEERQLWEAAANRMQLPFDERMQVHSQDNDFMHLEPWDWTTPRSKYPLLLHFHPLVIYRHQVLKQADTVLAMFLQWQDFTPEEKQRAFDFYDPLTTGDSTLSACVQGIMAAEVGYSREALDHFTNAVFIDLDDTHGNTIDGVHIASTGGVWSSLVCGFAGLRDQGPIPYFDPRLPSEWDGLTFHLKIQGRLLLVELRAGTITLTVRDGDALAVDVRGQLITVGAEPVQVALEPVPEPEPTVFPSGHPTASIPVVRVQERVQE; from the coding sequence ATGGCCCTGATCTCAGCGGACCGCGAAAGATTCCCCAACTCCCCCTGGCAGCTCGTGGAAACCCGCCACGAACAGGGCAATGAAGGGACGCTGGAAACCCTCTTTGCCCTGGGCAACGGACATTTGGGGATCCGTGGCGCCCACTGGGCCTCCGCCGACTCCGATCTGCCGGGCAGCTTCATCAACGGGCTGCACGAAATCTGGGACATCAAGCACGCGGAAAACGCCTTCGGGTTTGCCCGGACCGGCCAGCGAATCCTCTACATTCCTGATGCCAACAACTTCACGGTGGTCATCGACGGCGAGTCCCTCAGCCTCGCCGAGTCCGAGGTGCTGGATTACCGGCGCTCCGTGGACTTCTCCACCGGGGTGTACGAATGCCGCGTCACCTGGCAGTGCCGCTCCGGTGCCGTCGTCACCACCACTGAACGCCGGGCTGTAGGTTTCGCCTCCCGCGGAGCCCTCGGCATCTCCCTGGACGTGGTGACGGACCGCGAGGTTTCCGTGGACGTCACCTCCTCGGTGATCAACCGCCAGGACCAGCCCGTAGAGGACCACTCCGCCCACGATCCCCGCCGGGCCGGCCGCCACGCCGGACGCGTGCTGCTGCCCCTGCGCCTTGACGGCGGCGACGGATCGCTCCGCCTGGCCTGGGAGGCCGCTGAATCCAAGCAGCGGGTGGGCGTTGCGGTGGATCACTGGACCTCCGCAGGGCACCAGCCGTTCGACACGCTGGTTGACCAGGATGACAGCAGCGTCCGTTACGTCCTGGCTGTCAGCCCGGGCGAGCCGTTCCGCCTCGAAAAGAGCGTCAGCTATGCGGCTGGCCGGGCCATCCAGGACCCCTCGGTGGACCCCGCCGCGGCCGCAGAGGAAGGCCTCCGCCCGGTGGGTGACATCTTTGCCGAGAGCGAAGCGCACTACCGCGACTACTGGGCCACCTCGGACATCGTGGTCGACAGCCAGTCCGTGCTGCAGCAGGCCATCCGCTGGAACCTGTTCCAGCTTGCCCAGGCCACGGCCCGGGCGGACGTGGCCGGTATCCCCGCCAAGGGCGTGACGGGTTCCGGCTATGAAGGCCACTATTTCTGGGACCAGGAGGTCTACCTCCTGCCATACCTGACGTACACCAACCCCGACGGCGCCCGGCAGGTCCTCGAATTCCGCCACGGCATGCTCCCCGAAGCCAAGATCCGGGCCAAGGAACTGAGCGTTGACGGCGCCCTGTTCCCGTGGCGCACCATCAACGGGCTCGAGGCGAGCGCATACTATGCCGCAGGCACGGCGCAGTTCCACATCGCCGCTGCCATCGCCTTTGCCGCCAACCGGTACGTCTGGGCCACCGGGGACACCGCCTTCCGCGACGGGATGGGCGCCGAGCTGCTCATTGAAACGGCGCGGATGTGGATCTCGCTGGGCTTCTTCGGCAAGGACGGGCTCTTCCACATCCACGGCGTCACCGGCCCGGACGAGTACACCGCCGTGGTCAACGACAACCTCTACACCAACGTGATGGCCCGCTTTAACCTGCGTGCCGCCGCGGCCCTGGAGCATGCGGGCATCACCCACGAAGAGCGGCAGCTGTGGGAGGCGGCCGCGAACCGGATGCAGCTTCCGTTCGACGAGCGGATGCAGGTGCACTCGCAGGACAACGACTTCATGCACCTCGAACCCTGGGACTGGACCACGCCCCGGTCCAAGTACCCCCTGCTCCTGCATTTCCACCCGCTGGTGATCTACCGCCACCAGGTCCTGAAGCAGGCAGACACCGTCCTGGCGATGTTCCTGCAGTGGCAGGACTTCACGCCGGAGGAGAAACAGCGCGCCTTCGACTTCTACGACCCCCTGACAACCGGCGACTCAACGCTGTCGGCCTGCGTCCAGGGCATCATGGCGGCCGAGGTGGGGTACTCCCGGGAAGCGCTGGACCATTTCACGAACGCCGTGTTCATCGACCTGGATGACACGCACGGCAACACCATCGACGGCGTGCACATCGCCTCCACGGGCGGGGTGTGGAGCTCCCTGGTCTGCGGTTTTGCCGGGTTGCGGGACCAGGGGCCGATCCCGTACTTCGACCCGCGGCTGCCGTCGGAATGGGACGGGCTCACCTTCCACCTGAAGATCCAGGGCCGCCTGCTGCTGGTGGAACTCAGGGCCGGGACCATCACGCTGACGGTCCGTGACGGCGATGCCTTGGCCGTGGACGTCCGGGGCCAGCTGATCACGGTGGGTGCCGAGCCCGTCCAGGTGGCGCTTGAGCCAGTGCCGGAACCGGAGCCCACGGTGTTCCCCAGCGGACATCCGACGGCGAGTATCCCGGTGGTGCGTGTCCAGGAGCGCGTGCAGGAGTAG
- a CDS encoding MFS transporter — protein sequence MPTPKALRPFAHREYRVLIAALAISIFGSGMWAVAMVYQVIQLGGGPLELSLVAAAGSVGLVAFVLAGGIAADRIPQRRLIIAVEGANLAVIATVSGLAMAGLLQLWHVAAGSFVLGVGAAFFFPAYSAILPRILPAQDLLAANGMEGSMRPVLQQAAGPAVAGMVVAALSPSHAVTAVAVCHLLAFIVLNFLGQHALAAPVNGAETDGRAPAGTEGGGGRTSFIDDLREGIRYTLQTPWLLWTLIWACISVLFLIGPIEVLLPFVVRDQLAGDSRMFGFLLAIMGVGAALGSLFTASFRLPRRYLTVMMVSWGAGSLPLAAVGIMDNFWAIAAALFVFGATGSVGMVIWGTLLQRRVPAHLLGRVSSLDFFVSLALMPVSMALAGPAAEVLPLWLIFLVAGGVCPVMAVIAMAAAGMPDDELAHPLDRSPEAERTTAAGD from the coding sequence ATGCCCACCCCCAAAGCCCTGCGGCCCTTTGCGCACCGCGAGTACCGGGTGCTCATCGCAGCATTGGCCATCTCGATTTTTGGTTCCGGCATGTGGGCCGTGGCGATGGTGTACCAGGTGATCCAGCTGGGCGGCGGGCCGCTGGAGCTCTCCCTTGTGGCGGCCGCGGGCAGCGTGGGCCTGGTGGCCTTCGTCCTGGCCGGCGGCATCGCAGCGGACCGGATCCCCCAGCGCCGCCTGATCATTGCGGTGGAGGGAGCCAACCTGGCGGTCATAGCCACGGTCAGCGGACTGGCCATGGCCGGCCTGCTTCAGCTGTGGCATGTCGCGGCAGGCTCCTTTGTCCTCGGCGTCGGCGCCGCCTTCTTCTTCCCTGCCTACTCGGCCATCCTGCCCCGCATCCTCCCTGCCCAGGACCTGCTGGCCGCGAACGGGATGGAGGGGTCCATGCGGCCCGTGCTCCAGCAGGCTGCGGGCCCCGCGGTGGCGGGCATGGTGGTGGCTGCCCTCTCGCCGTCGCACGCTGTTACGGCGGTGGCCGTGTGCCACCTGCTGGCATTCATCGTCCTGAACTTCCTGGGCCAGCACGCCCTGGCGGCGCCCGTCAACGGGGCGGAGACGGACGGCCGCGCGCCGGCGGGCACTGAAGGCGGGGGCGGCAGGACATCCTTCATCGACGACCTGCGCGAGGGCATCCGCTACACGCTCCAGACGCCTTGGCTGCTGTGGACCCTCATCTGGGCGTGCATCTCCGTGCTGTTCCTGATCGGGCCCATCGAGGTGCTGTTGCCCTTCGTGGTGCGCGACCAACTGGCCGGCGACTCCCGCATGTTCGGCTTCCTCCTGGCCATCATGGGGGTTGGCGCCGCGCTCGGCTCGCTGTTCACGGCGTCCTTCCGGCTGCCGCGCCGCTACCTCACGGTGATGATGGTGTCCTGGGGTGCCGGCAGCCTGCCGCTGGCCGCCGTCGGCATCATGGACAACTTCTGGGCCATCGCCGCCGCGCTGTTTGTCTTCGGCGCCACCGGCAGCGTGGGAATGGTCATCTGGGGCACCCTGCTCCAGCGGCGCGTCCCGGCGCACCTGCTGGGCCGGGTGTCCAGCCTGGACTTCTTCGTTTCGCTCGCGCTGATGCCGGTGTCCATGGCGCTTGCCGGCCCGGCCGCCGAAGTCCTGCCCCTCTGGCTGATCTTCCTGGTGGCCGGCGGGGTATGCCCCGTCATGGCAGTGATTGCCATGGCCGCCGCCGGCATGCCCGACGACGAACTGGCCCACCCCCTGGACAGGTCACCTGAGGCGGAACGTACGACGGCGGCAGGAGACTAG
- a CDS encoding LamB/YcsF family protein, translated as MDLNADLGESFGSWKMGDDASMFQLVTSANVACGFHAGDPVTMLDSCRAAYELDVTVGAHVGYRDLAGFGRRSLDMSFDELFGDVLYQLGALDGVAHAVGASVDYVKPHGALYNRLVQDAEQASAVVAAVNSYDPGLPILGLPGSELLKQAKEAGHPVFVEAFVDRAYLADGTLVPRSQEGAVLHDVDAIVARAVRLATKGEVVAVDGTVVQVRPDSLCIHGDTPGAVEMASAVRAGLEAAGVELEAFA; from the coding sequence TTGGATCTCAACGCTGACCTTGGCGAATCGTTCGGTTCCTGGAAGATGGGGGACGACGCCTCCATGTTCCAGCTGGTCACCAGCGCCAACGTGGCCTGCGGCTTCCACGCCGGGGACCCTGTCACCATGCTGGACAGCTGCCGGGCTGCCTACGAACTGGACGTCACCGTCGGTGCCCACGTGGGGTACCGGGACCTTGCAGGCTTCGGCCGCCGCTCGCTGGACATGAGCTTCGACGAGCTGTTCGGCGACGTGCTGTACCAGCTGGGGGCGCTCGACGGCGTTGCCCACGCCGTGGGTGCCTCCGTGGACTATGTGAAGCCGCACGGAGCGCTGTACAACCGCCTGGTGCAGGACGCCGAACAGGCCTCCGCAGTGGTGGCCGCCGTCAACTCGTACGATCCCGGCCTGCCCATCCTGGGCCTGCCCGGGTCCGAGCTGCTGAAGCAGGCGAAGGAGGCCGGCCACCCCGTCTTCGTCGAGGCCTTTGTGGACCGCGCCTACCTTGCCGACGGAACGCTGGTGCCGCGCTCGCAGGAAGGTGCCGTGCTGCACGACGTCGACGCGATCGTCGCGCGGGCCGTGCGCCTTGCGACCAAGGGGGAAGTAGTGGCCGTGGACGGCACAGTGGTGCAGGTCCGGCCGGATTCCCTGTGCATCCACGGCGACACTCCGGGTGCCGTGGAGATGGCCTCGGCAGTCCGGGCTGGGCTGGAAGCAGCCGGCGTGGAGCTGGAGGCGTTCGCCTAA